Proteins encoded in a region of the Zea mays cultivar B73 chromosome 2, Zm-B73-REFERENCE-NAM-5.0, whole genome shotgun sequence genome:
- the LOC100273132 gene encoding putative MATE efflux family protein: protein MEEEQSSGGWGEEATNKAPLLEPRAASDHQHRNGTSAGDGAGAGKAEAEWSALPLRRRVWEENKRLWVVAGPSIFTRFSSFGVTVISQAFIGHIGATELAAYALVSTVLMRFSNGILLGMASALETLCGQSYGARQYHMLGIYLQRSWIILFACAVALLPVYLFTEPLLVALGQDPAIAAVAGTISRWYIPVMFSYVWSFTLQMYLQAQSKNAVITYLAMLNLGLHLLLSWLATARLRLGLAGVMGSMVVAMWIPVLGQLAFVFFGGCPRTWTGFSSAAFADLAAIVRLSLSSGVMLCLELWYNTILVLLTGYMKNAEVALDALSICLNINGWEMMISIGFLAATGVRVANELGAGSARRAKFAIYNVVATSSIIGSVLFVLFLLFRGGLAYIFTDSQAVADAVAGLSPLLAFSILLNSVQPVLSGVAVGAGWQSVVAYVNITSYYLIGIPLGAVLGYALGLHVKGIWIGMLLGTLVQTVVLLFITLKTDWEKQVEVAQERLKRWYMEENRRLQGSRRNP, encoded by the exons ATGGAAGAGGAGCAGAGCAGCGGCGGATGGGGCGAGGAGGCGACGAACAAGGCGCCGCTGCTGGAGCCACGGGCGGCGTCGGACCACCAGCACCGCAACGGAACATCAGCAGGAGACGGGGCTGGCGCCGGCAAGGCGGAGGCGGAGTGGTCGGCGCTGCCGCTGCGGCGGCGCGTGTGGGAGGAGAACAAGAGGCTGTGGGTGGTGGCGGGGCCGTCCATCTTCACGCGCTTCTCCTCCTTCGGCGTCACCGTCATCAGCCAGGCCTTCATCGGCCACATCGGCGCCACGGAGCTGGCCGCCTACGCGCTCGTCTCCACCGTGCTCATGAGGTTCAGCAACGGCATCCTG CTGGGCATGGCGAGCGCGCTGGAGACGTTGTGCGGGCAGTCGTACGGCGCGAGGCAGTACCACATGCTGGGCATCTACCTGCAGCGGTCGTGGATCATCCTGTTCGCGTGCGCCGTGGCGCTGCTCCCCGTGTACCTGTTCACGGAGCCGCTGCTGGTGGCGCTGGGGCAGGACCCGGCTATCGCGGCGGTGGCCGGGACCATCTCGCGCTGGTACATCCCCGTGATGTTCTCCTACGTGTGGTCCTTCACGCTGCAGATGTACCTGCAGGCGCAGAGCAAGAACGCGGTGATCACGTACCTGGCCATGCTGAACCTCGGCCTCCACCTGCTCCTGTCCTGGCTGGCCACCGCCAGGCTCCGCCTCGGCCTCGCCGGCGTCATGGGCTCCATGGTTGTCGCCATGTGGATCCCCGTGCTCGGCCAGCTCGCCTTCGTCTTCTTCGGCGGGTGCCCGCGCACCTGGACCGGCTTCTCCTCCGCCgccttcgccgacctcgccgCCATCGTCAGGCTGTCGCTGTCGTCTGGCGTCATGCTCTG TTTGGAGCTGTGGTACAACACCATACTGGTGCTGCTCACTGGGTACATGAAGAACGCAGAGGTTGCGCTGGACGCCCTCTCAATATG CCTCAACATCAACGGCTGGGAGATGATGATTTCCATCGGCTTTCTGGCGGCAACCGG AGTACGGGTGGCGAACGAGCTGGGAGCCGGGAGCGCGAGGAGGGCCAAGTTCGCCATCTACAACGTGGTGGCCACCTCCTCCATCATCGGGTCCGTGCTGTTCGTGCTGTTCCTCCTCTTCCGCGGAGGCCTCGCCTACATATTCACCGACAGCCAGGCGGTGGCGGACGCAGTCGCCGGCCTCTCGCCCCTGCTGGCCTTCTCCATACTGCTCAACAGCGTCCAGCCAGTGCTGTCAGGCGTCGCTGTCGGCGCGGGCTGGCAGAGCGTCGTCGCCTACGTTAACATCACTTCGTACTACCTCATCGGCATCCCTCTTGGAGCCGTGCTGGGCTACGCGCTGGGGCTTCATGTGAAG GGCATCTGGATCGGCATGCTGCTCGGAACGCTGGTCCAGACTGTTGTGCTTCTCTTCATAACGTTGAAGACCGACTGGGAAAAACAG GTGGAGGTTGCTCAAGAGAGGCTGAAGAGATGGTACATGGAAGAGAACAGAAGACTCCAGGGGTCCAGACGAAACCCTTAG